One region of Drosophila subobscura isolate 14011-0131.10 chromosome J, UCBerk_Dsub_1.0, whole genome shotgun sequence genomic DNA includes:
- the LOC117893340 gene encoding uncharacterized protein LOC117893340, whose product MATGLLVDLQPFPSDMWQLSVLLLLLANAECELNQLLDSIYADQHFETLLVLQHSQSRAEEMDKRWDWSWPVLSFDEQVDCQLSGSFNNEMLALVWLWGENNEWNLELWQALDRNLQNMRHVPLLLVLQAEEAEGQPLQKIANTAEQLRFLLVAVLSAQGKVNRLQPYAQQQWREMDPRGEPIFARIRDYQGRALLTLPDQFPPRSLVYQEPQSQQLGMTGYVAKLVMEFARIYNLTIEWQRPIAPGEHMSLILLRNLTLNGTIDMPISLCGYEAPSDSGVFSVPYDLEKWFVMVPCAEEITTADVYGIMCGRKFLGILAGIYFIFAMLDTCFGYLLLRRGIDWCTLAFNERIISGMIGQSFNMSAQNMISSRVAHAQLFLLGLVLSTLFAAHLKTLLTKRPPDRQISDFPQLRDAPVDIYFDEAEHFYLDSFKGEQTVELIRSKIKYLSTARFQAKRQTLNKSQAFSVLTAEWLITAKRQELSQRPAFCSMPGLIIGSQIILSLPMQANSIYERPINRLIMRVHSSGLLAYWKKQTLYEMISLGLIQQDKPFPYAAFHEFKVADLTWVWVLLSVSLLLSWLIFLGEHLVDFTQRKVRFHMGNH is encoded by the coding sequence ATGGCTACTGGACTCTTGGTGGACTTGCAACCATTCCCGAGCGACATGTGGCAGCTGtcggttctgctgctgcttctggcaaACGCAGAGTGCGAGCTCAACCAGCTACTGGACTCCATCTATGCGGATCAGCACTTTGAGACACTTTTGGTGCTGCAACACAGCCAAAGCCGAGCAGAGGAGATGGACAAAAGGTGGGACTGGTCCTGGCCTGTCCTAAGCTTCGATGAGCAAGTGGATTGCCAACTGAGTGGCAGCTTCAACAACGAGATGCTGGCCCTCGTCTGGCTGTGGGGCGAGAACAATGAATGGAATCTGGAGCTGTGGCAGGCATTGGACAGGAATCTGCAGAATATGAGGCATGTGCCGCTGTTATTGGTGTTGCAAGCGGAGGAGGCAGAGGGACAGCCACTTCAAAAAATTGCCAACACTGCAGAGCAGCTGAGATTTCTTCTGGTGGCTGTGCTGAGTGCCCAAGGCAAAGTTAATCGCCTGCAGCCTTATGCCCAGCAGCAATGGCGAGAGATGGATCCCCGGGGAGAACCCATCTTCGCCAGGATTAGGGACTATCAGGGCAGGGCCCTACTGACGCTGCCCGATCAATTTCCCCCACGTTCGTTGGTCTACCAGGAGCCGCAAAGCCAGCAGCTTGGCATGACGGGCTATGTGGCCAAATTGGTGATGGAATTTGCGCGAATTTACAACCTGACCATAGAGTGGCAGCGTCCCATTGCACCCGGCGAGCACATGTCACTGATCCTCCTCAGGAATCTGACACTTAACGGAACCATTGACATGCCCATCAGCCTGTGTGGCTATGAGGCGCCCAGCGACTCAGGCGTCTTCTCGGTGCCCTACGATCTGGAAAAGTGGTTCGTAATGGTGCCCTGTGCTGAGGAGATAACCACAGCGGATGTGTATGGAATCATGTGTGGCAGAAAGTTCCTGGGAATCCTAGCGGGCATCTACTTCATCTTTGCGATGCTGGACACGTGCTTTGggtatctgctgctgcggcgagGCATCGACTGGTGCACGCTGGCCTTCAACGAGCGCATAATATCGGGCATGATTGGTCAGTCGTTCAATATGAGTGCCCAGAACATGATCAGCTCCAGGGTGGCACATGCCCAGCTCTTTCTGCTCGGACTAGTACTGAGCACACTCTTTGCGGCACATCTGAAGACACTCCTGACCAAGCGACCGCCCGACCGACAAATCTCCGACTTTCCGCAACTGCGCGATGCTCCCGTGGACATTTATTTCGATGAGGCGGAACACTTTTATCTGGACAGCTTCAAGGGCGAACAAACCGTCGAGTTGATACGctccaaaataaaatatttgagcaCCGCGCGGTTCcaggccaaaaggcaaacgcTGAACAAGTCGCAGGCTTTTTCTGTGCTCACCGCCGAGTGGCTGATCACGGCCAAGCGGCAGGAGCTGTCCCAGCGACCCGCCTTCTGCTCCATGCCTGGACTGATTATTGGCTCGCAGATCATCTTGTCGCTGCCCATGCAGGCAAATTCCATCTATGAGCGTCCCATCAATCGACTCATCATGCGAGTTCACTCTTCGGGCCTCTTGGCGTACTGGAAGAAGCAAACGCTCTACGAGATGATTTCATTGGGACTGATACAACAGGATAAACCTTTTCCCTATGCGGCATTCCACGAGTTCAAGGTGGCAGATCTCACCTGGGTGTGGGTCCTCCTAAGCGTCTCTCTTCTGCTGTCATGGCTGATATTTCTGGGTGAACATTTGGTGGATTTCACCCAAAGGAAAGTACGATTTCACATGGGAAAccattaa